Proteins encoded within one genomic window of Hevea brasiliensis isolate MT/VB/25A 57/8 chromosome 8, ASM3005281v1, whole genome shotgun sequence:
- the LOC131182072 gene encoding proline-rich receptor-like protein kinase PERK13: MIFHGAHKLVADFGLALLFPETGNLTHITRSNKGTQVYADPEHYPQKVSEKSDVYSYGVVLLELISGKKTKFEDTNIVAWAKPQIQYALRSGDYTNLVDSKILQMNYNEKEMKAMISCAAACMYKPSNSRPKMNQIVRALEGYMCIEEIWNEKNDNIFLKDNPKSNGSHNVEPNGSHKSKPLISSEANGSHNIEFNGSQKLKSLVSSEANNGIEQKEFTHREPLVAINGSSNATNVTERFQDYRQRKINFQEDYQPRRFTYQELTMATGGFSEDNRLDEGPWGQVYKGDLNGEKVKVKKFNNPKKQEEEYTKMKAVASGFRLRGLVNLIGYCEEGANRLLVYEFVPLGKSLRNYFDGKDGCRRVSDDLIRLARTLDDLENKLAKGENELAKENFLSWHMSAHWKDKFFLDDDFELRVIITHIIAPYRQSFAHIWAFYFIYI; this comes from the exons ATGATATTCCATGGAGCTCATAAGTTG GTCGCAGATTTTGGACTTGCTCTTCTTTTTCCGGAAACTGGTAACCTCACTCACATCACTAGATCAAACAAGGGAACTCAAGT TTATGCAGATCCAGAGCATTATCCTCAAAAGGTTTCTGAAAAGTCAGATGTTTATTCCTATGGTGTGGTTCTTCTAGAGCTAATATCTGGAAAAAAAACTAAGTTTGAAGACACTAATATTGTTGCTTGG GCAAAACCTCAGATTCAATATGCTTTGCGCAGTGGAGACTATACAAATCTTGTTGATTCCAAAATATTGCAAATGAACTACAACGAAAAGGAAATGAAAGCAATGATTTCTTGTGCTGCGGCTTGCATGTATAAACCTTCAAATTCTCGTCCAAAAATGAATCAG ATAGTTCGAGCACTTGAAGGATATATGTGTATAGAGGAAATATGGAACGAGAAGAATGACAACATATTCCTGAAAG ATAATCCTAAGTCTAATGGATCTCATAATGTTGAGCCCAATGGATCTCATAAATCGAAACCTCTTATCAGTTCAGAAGCTAATGGATCTCATAATATTGAGTTCAATGGATCTCAGAAACTGAAGTCTCTGGTCAGTTCAGAAGCTAATAATGGCATTGAACAGAAGGAATTTACTCATCGAGAACCCTTGGTGGCAATTAATGGTTCCTCTAATGCCACTAATGTCACTGAGAGGTTTCAAGATTATCGGCAGAGGAAAATTAATTTTCAAGAAGATTATCAGCCGAGAAGATTTACTTATCAAGAACTAACAATGGCAACTGGAGGTTTCTCCGAGGACAACCGTCTTGACGAAGGTCCTTGGGGTCAAGTCTATAAGGGAGACCTAAATGGTGAAAAGGTGAAAGTTAAGAAATTTAATAATCCTAAGAAGCAAGAAGAAGAATACACGAAGATGAAAGCTGTTGCCAGTGGTTTCCGTCTCAGAGGTCTTGTTAACCTTATTGGATACTGCGAAGAAGGAGCCAATAGACTGCTTGTTTATGAGTTTGTTCCACTGGGCAAATCcttgagaaattattttgatg GTAAGGACGGTTGCCGGAGAGTAAGTGACGATTTAATACGATTGGCAAGAACATTGGATGATTTGGAAAATAAACTTGCGAAAGGTGAAAATGAACTTGCGAAAG aaaattttctGTCGTGGCATATGTCAGCGCATTGGAAGGACAAATTTTTTCTTGATGACGATTTTGAGCTCAGGGTGATAATTACACATATAATAGCACCTTATCGGCAATCGTTTGCAcatatttgggcattttattttatatatatataa
- the LOC110636472 gene encoding proline-rich receptor-like protein kinase PERK3, whose amino-acid sequence MAPEYTITSKFTKKTIVYSYGVMLLEMITGKEAFDDIVEWGVPQLERALSNGNYDFVDKRLKEYNKNEMNQMITCALACLRDNPQDRPEMRQIVEVLKGNTDMHDLLKREQQLTKQVELTFGMESLPKPKIMAS is encoded by the exons ATGGCTCCTGAATATACTATTACTAGTAAGTTCACCAAGAAGACCATTGTTTATTCCTATGGGGTAATGCTTCTGGAGATGATAACTGGGAAAGAAGCTTTTGATGATATAGTTGAATGG GGTGTGCCTCAACTTGAACGAGCTTTGTCCAATGGAAACTATGATTTTGTTGACAAGAGATTAAAGGAGTATAACAAAAATGAAATGAATCAAATGATTACTTGTGCCTTAGCCTGTTTACGTGATAATCCACAAGATCGACCAGAAATGAGACAG ATAGTTGAAGTTCTGAAAGGAAATACTGATATGCATGATCTCTTAAAAAGGGAACAACAGCTAACGAAGCAAGTTGAGTTAACCTTCGGGATGGAATCTCTGCCCAAGCCCAAGATTATGGCAAGTTGA